The region CAATTTATGATACACTTTAGAGCGTATACAGAAACATGCTCCTGAGGCCCAAAAAATTTCTTTAATATCATTAAATTGTCCTTCGTCAGTTTCTAAATCTTTAAAAATACGTCCTCTGCAATAAGGATATCCATATAAATCGATAAATCCACCCGCAGCCCCTGCATATTCAAATTTCTTTTTATTCTTAAAATCTAATATTTTTGGTTGAATAATTGCAGTTTGATCATCATTTTTAAAAATTTCTAAAATGGGAGACAACCAGTTTTTGGTAACCTCAATATCAGAGTTTAGCAAGCAATAAATATCGGCATCTATAAATTGAAGTGCATCATTATAACCTTTTGCATAGCCACCATTTGTGGTATTTTCTATAATTTTAATCGAAGGAAAAAATGTTTTAATGTATTGAATAGAGGTGTCTGTAGATGCATTATCTGCCACATAGATAGTAGCTTCTTGCGAACTATACTTTACGATAGACGGCAAAAACTGCTCTAATAATCTTTGTCCGTTCCAATTTAATATAACAATGGCTGTTTTCAAAGTTGCGAAATTACATTTTATAAATTAATATCATTTTAATTTTATCGAAAGAAAC is a window of Polaribacter litorisediminis DNA encoding:
- a CDS encoding glycosyltransferase family 2 protein, with the translated sequence MKTAIVILNWNGQRLLEQFLPSIVKYSSQEATIYVADNASTDTSIQYIKTFFPSIKIIENTTNGGYAKGYNDALQFIDADIYCLLNSDIEVTKNWLSPILEIFKNDDQTAIIQPKILDFKNKKKFEYAGAAGGFIDLYGYPYCRGRIFKDLETDEGQFNDIKEIFWASGACFCIRSKVYHKLHGFDEDYFAHQEEIDLCWRTKNIGYKVKYVGTSTVFHLGGATLQETNPQKTFLNFRNSLFSIVKNVPKKWFLFVIFSRLILDGISALKFLLELKLKHVWAILRAHFSFYKNFFKFLEKRKALFKSQNYHAHTSIVWQYFVLGRKKFKDLE